One stretch of Pseudomonadota bacterium DNA includes these proteins:
- a CDS encoding amino acid adenylation domain-containing protein, with the protein MAAAETVEDIYALSPLQRGMLFHRLYSEGSRTYFVQARLRIDGLLDRERFRTAWQQLIDRHPALRTFFVWQGVEEPLQVVQPRGTVTLRWEYRDWRNASEPKLAERLEEFFERDHARGLDLGKAPLFRITLLRLPEWHLCVFSHEHLILDGWCLPLLISELLELYESGRSGRPPDLAPAVPYKRLIAWLAAQPQAAAERHWKQRLRGFGEPTPLPLRRTSAPNHLPAAKAGFAEALLVLDQTQTERLQTFARASGLTLNTLVQGAWAQLLARHAAQDEVVFGVTVSGRAAELEDAELVVGPCLNTLPLRIRSEPWRRLVPWLRSLQQQNLELRQFGHVGLSELQHCRAPGTRGEQPAPLFESIVVFENYPSRALVSKGPQPLRVCPLQLPLDSAARLRSAERNNYPLTLVAAPGPRLELMLAHAKSEIELQDAGRLLVELTTILNAFAEVPRGLPGPALGALPSLAGAPSGRVSPVPRPSRQAASIVRRFTGNVTKRPDATALVSGEVSLSYSELERRSSAVAQRLLGHFAARASAERRIAICTRGWQGVAALLGALRAGASYVPIDRDWPAARRSWVLEDSQASAVLVDEPSRSLVDGHGCIEVMVLGGVAEEGLQQPAGPAPLPATCEPTGEEIAYVIYTSGSSGRPKGVAVSHAALLHYVEAVGETLGFQPGLSFGLMSSFASDLGHTATFGSLGFGGTLHVLAPEVALDGGAFGAYQREHALDVLKLTASQLQILLDAPEPGTVLPRRHLILGGEALTSELVDKLDVLVSEHAPGCRVSNHYGPTEATIGALLEPVLPRSESERGISLAPAIGRPLPRMYATVADRHGRTLPEGAAGELYLGGPGLALGYLDRPALTAERFVPDPAGTYPGTRLYRTGDRVRRRRDGRMEFLGRTDRQLKLRGHRIEPCEIETLLRRAPELRDAAVKAVLIDGEAQLVAYCLAKGTLRASESTLRARLAERLPDAMVPAHFVQLDTWPLTHNGKLDYGALPSPRLQAASFTAPRGETEAVLAELWAAVLGREDIGVHASFFELGGDSIQSLQIVARARRRGLCFTPKDVFEARTIARLAERIEASQAVGSGAAQARLSGDGAELDGSRAFALTPIQQRFFEARHPNPNRWNQALILRVAGRLQPKTVVRAVQQLYRRHPALRLRFEHDCELGWKQRAASASEPVAVQLVDLSHLPEVEQGTAIESFSERAQHSLDLERGPLFGAVWFDCGTGRAARLLLFAHHLAVDVVSWQVLLSELGALCSGQNLPDAATSYLRWAAALAQAAAAPELLEQLPYWLRATGQELPRDGEPAGGFTCDRAVGLQRTLPASLTRALWQRAPAAYRVEVDDILLAAVAVSLGKSWGLSQVVIECEAHGRGHPRLALDLSSSVGWFTSRYPLRLDLAGELDPEHVLASVHAQRRALPHQGIGYGLLRYLRSADSEPLRRLRALPAPQIGFNNLGRIGLGVEPQGLFARAAESVRGMRDPQSLRSQPLELTVRVEDDGLRLDWIYDPELHRQQTIEQLAGACELALRKLLQRLAAPCDRPTAKLDAEALVLSGLTQSQLDSLALAAHEVEDLYRCSPMQEGLLAHSLTRPSDYINQLSLRVQGLGPRALEHAWQALMDRHPILRTGFVWRLARSAERASELPWPVQVVYRHVPVQVERRDLSHLDPAEQEQSWSRLLEQDREAGYDLTRAPLWRVLVAECGADRQRILWSRHHVLLDGWCSSRLLAEWLELYESHRRGRPVRPGTVAPYRDYIAWLAKQDHEAARAFWDSSLAQFEHPTALPFQDADPAFGSPRRSGAATEQVVLEVGRGQCAELRRWAGTHQLTLGSVCQGAWALLLARMSGERTVTFGVTVSGRPATLAGVEHMLGLFINSLPMRVSCPPEQTVCQWLAELQAHNSELREYEYSSLASIQERVQQRERANGNGNAGEALFDSLFVFENYPVDAALTQARAGLQLLGVSRRDPSHYGLTLVVLPGAELRLELQYDSARYTGKRAARVLELYRALLLDLPRLHDNARLGTVQLATGGKQAARQQLARHAVQPGLLEQFAQQVRRSPDQTAVRCGQRELSYGELDVSASRVAQALVARGVGAEVRIGLCLERSLESVIGLLGILKAGACYMPLEPGLPEARQRILLADAQVEWVLGEVDAGLRASVGALALDELLAEPPHSTQPPPLERNPQGLAYVIYTSGSTGRPKGVGISDAQVLRLFEATRGLFRFGEHDVWTLFHSHAFDFSVWELWGALLYGGTLEVVPYEVSRDPAALYKLLVERGVTVLSQTPSAFHALCAHVSSLEQPEAGLKLGTVVLGGEALDVRRLEPWFEVFGRAGPRLFNMYGITETTVHVTCAEITPRLAAADGPNWIGKPLADLEVYVLDPLGNPLPEGVAGELCIGGAGVGRGYVGHSGLTAERFVPNRFGAPGARLYRSGDLGRIRSDGSLEYLGRIDSQVKLRGYRIEPGEIASVLRAHPQVRDAVVLLDAGEGSSRCPDDARLVACLVADADELAVEGVRAFLREQLPQYMLPSQCLVLQALPLTFNGKLDTRVLFERARQERATSGTSPARVAPRNETERVLAALWADVLEVSDVGVFDDFFALGGHSLSAMRIAARIRTELGLDLPPRHLFEASTVATLASVVAELRARNDTEHAGSGAGAGP; encoded by the coding sequence ATGGCGGCTGCCGAAACGGTCGAAGACATCTACGCCTTGTCGCCACTTCAGCGCGGCATGCTCTTTCATCGGCTCTACAGCGAAGGGTCGCGCACGTATTTCGTGCAGGCCCGTTTGCGTATCGACGGCTTGTTGGACAGGGAGCGCTTCCGCACTGCGTGGCAACAGCTGATCGATCGCCATCCAGCGCTGCGTACGTTCTTCGTCTGGCAAGGCGTGGAGGAACCGCTGCAGGTCGTACAGCCGCGGGGAACCGTCACGCTGCGCTGGGAGTACCGGGACTGGCGCAATGCCTCGGAGCCCAAGCTCGCTGAACGACTCGAGGAATTCTTCGAGCGGGACCATGCGCGCGGGCTCGATCTTGGAAAGGCGCCCCTGTTTCGCATCACGCTGCTGCGGCTACCCGAGTGGCATCTGTGTGTCTTCAGCCATGAGCACTTGATTCTCGATGGTTGGTGTCTGCCGCTTCTGATTTCGGAATTGCTCGAGCTCTACGAATCCGGCCGCTCGGGCAGGCCACCGGACCTCGCGCCTGCGGTGCCGTACAAGCGCTTGATCGCCTGGCTTGCGGCCCAACCGCAAGCAGCGGCGGAGCGCCACTGGAAGCAACGCCTGCGGGGTTTTGGCGAGCCCACCCCCTTGCCGCTGCGCCGCACGAGCGCGCCGAATCACCTCCCCGCTGCCAAAGCGGGCTTCGCCGAGGCCCTGCTGGTGCTCGACCAGACCCAGACCGAGCGGTTGCAGACCTTCGCGCGCGCGAGCGGGCTCACCCTCAATACCCTGGTGCAGGGAGCGTGGGCTCAGTTGCTCGCCCGCCACGCTGCCCAGGATGAGGTGGTGTTTGGTGTCACCGTTTCCGGCCGAGCCGCCGAGCTCGAGGACGCCGAGCTCGTCGTGGGTCCTTGCTTGAACACGCTGCCATTGCGCATCCGCAGTGAGCCTTGGCGACGGCTGGTGCCCTGGCTGCGTAGCCTGCAGCAGCAAAACCTCGAGCTCAGGCAGTTCGGGCATGTGGGGCTTAGCGAGCTGCAGCACTGCAGAGCGCCGGGCACTCGCGGGGAGCAGCCCGCACCGCTGTTCGAGAGCATCGTCGTATTCGAGAACTATCCTTCCCGCGCCCTCGTGAGCAAGGGTCCACAGCCCCTGCGCGTGTGCCCGTTGCAGTTGCCGCTCGACAGCGCGGCGCGCTTGCGTTCGGCGGAGCGCAACAACTATCCGTTGACCCTCGTTGCCGCGCCCGGGCCCCGGCTCGAGTTGATGCTGGCCCATGCCAAGTCCGAGATCGAGTTGCAGGACGCCGGGCGGCTCTTGGTCGAGCTGACTACGATCTTGAACGCTTTTGCCGAGGTGCCACGCGGGCTGCCCGGCCCCGCGCTGGGCGCGTTGCCCTCGCTCGCCGGCGCTCCGAGCGGTCGCGTGTCTCCCGTCCCGCGGCCGAGCCGGCAGGCAGCCAGTATTGTCCGCCGTTTCACGGGGAACGTCACGAAGCGGCCCGACGCCACCGCGCTCGTCAGCGGGGAGGTTTCGCTGAGCTACTCCGAGCTTGAGCGCCGTTCTTCGGCCGTGGCGCAACGTCTGTTGGGCCACTTTGCAGCCCGCGCCTCCGCCGAGCGCCGCATCGCCATCTGCACCCGTGGCTGGCAGGGCGTGGCCGCCCTCTTGGGCGCGTTGCGCGCGGGCGCGAGCTATGTTCCGATCGATCGCGATTGGCCGGCGGCCCGCAGAAGCTGGGTGCTCGAGGATAGCCAGGCGAGCGCGGTCCTGGTGGACGAGCCAAGTCGGTCGCTCGTGGACGGCCACGGGTGCATCGAAGTCATGGTGTTGGGCGGCGTAGCCGAGGAGGGCTTGCAGCAGCCTGCCGGCCCGGCGCCGCTGCCGGCTACATGCGAGCCAACGGGCGAAGAAATAGCCTATGTCATCTACACCTCGGGTTCGAGCGGTCGGCCCAAGGGCGTGGCGGTGAGCCATGCGGCGCTTCTGCACTACGTGGAGGCCGTCGGTGAAACGCTAGGCTTCCAACCTGGTCTCAGCTTCGGGCTCATGTCCTCGTTCGCCTCGGATCTTGGACACACCGCGACCTTCGGCAGCCTTGGTTTCGGTGGCACGCTGCACGTGCTGGCACCCGAGGTGGCGCTCGACGGGGGGGCTTTTGGTGCCTATCAGCGCGAGCACGCGCTCGACGTCCTCAAGCTGACCGCGTCGCAGCTGCAGATCCTGCTCGATGCCCCGGAGCCGGGTACGGTGCTGCCCAGGCGGCACCTGATTCTGGGAGGGGAAGCGCTTACTTCGGAGCTGGTAGACAAGCTTGATGTGCTTGTCTCCGAACACGCCCCGGGTTGCCGGGTCAGCAACCACTACGGCCCGACCGAGGCAACGATCGGAGCGCTGCTCGAGCCTGTGTTGCCGCGCTCCGAATCCGAGCGCGGGATCTCGCTCGCGCCGGCCATCGGCCGGCCGCTGCCACGCATGTACGCGACGGTGGCCGATCGGCATGGGCGTACGCTCCCCGAGGGTGCCGCCGGGGAGCTGTACCTCGGTGGTCCGGGGCTGGCCCTCGGGTATCTGGACAGGCCCGCGTTGACCGCGGAGCGGTTCGTGCCGGACCCGGCTGGGACGTATCCAGGGACGCGGCTGTACCGAACCGGCGATCGTGTCCGTCGCCGGCGCGACGGGCGCATGGAGTTTCTGGGTCGTACCGACCGCCAGCTCAAGCTGCGTGGCCATCGTATCGAGCCATGCGAGATCGAGACCCTGCTGCGACGGGCTCCCGAGCTGCGCGATGCCGCGGTCAAGGCCGTGTTGATCGACGGTGAGGCGCAGCTCGTGGCGTACTGCCTCGCGAAAGGCACGCTGCGCGCGAGCGAGAGCACGCTGCGGGCCCGACTTGCCGAGCGGCTGCCCGACGCCATGGTGCCGGCGCACTTCGTCCAGCTCGACACCTGGCCGCTGACGCACAACGGCAAGCTGGACTACGGGGCGCTGCCAAGCCCGCGCCTGCAGGCTGCGTCGTTCACCGCGCCCCGCGGCGAGACCGAAGCCGTGCTGGCAGAGCTTTGGGCCGCGGTGCTCGGGCGTGAGGACATCGGAGTTCACGCCAGTTTCTTCGAGCTGGGCGGCGACTCGATACAGAGTCTGCAGATCGTGGCGCGCGCGCGCCGCCGCGGGTTGTGCTTCACGCCCAAGGATGTGTTCGAAGCGCGGACGATCGCTCGTCTTGCGGAACGGATCGAGGCAAGCCAAGCGGTCGGGTCCGGCGCAGCCCAGGCGCGGCTCTCGGGAGACGGCGCCGAGCTCGACGGCTCGAGAGCTTTTGCGCTGACGCCCATCCAGCAACGCTTCTTCGAGGCCCGGCACCCGAACCCGAACCGCTGGAATCAGGCCTTGATCCTGCGCGTGGCCGGCCGCCTACAGCCCAAGACCGTAGTCCGCGCCGTTCAGCAGTTGTACCGGCGTCACCCCGCGCTGCGGCTGCGTTTCGAGCACGATTGCGAGCTCGGCTGGAAGCAGCGGGCCGCCAGCGCGAGCGAGCCGGTGGCGGTGCAGCTCGTCGATCTGTCCCACCTGCCCGAGGTGGAGCAGGGTACGGCCATCGAGTCGTTTTCGGAAAGGGCGCAGCACAGCCTCGATCTCGAACGCGGTCCGCTCTTCGGCGCGGTCTGGTTCGACTGCGGGACGGGTCGTGCCGCGCGCCTGTTGCTCTTTGCGCATCATCTGGCCGTAGACGTCGTGTCCTGGCAGGTGCTGCTGTCGGAGCTCGGCGCCCTCTGCTCCGGTCAGAACCTGCCTGACGCTGCGACCTCCTATCTGCGCTGGGCTGCTGCGCTGGCGCAGGCGGCCGCGGCTCCCGAGCTGCTGGAGCAACTGCCGTATTGGCTGCGCGCAACCGGGCAAGAGCTTCCGCGAGATGGCGAGCCCGCGGGCGGCTTTACCTGTGATCGGGCCGTGGGGCTTCAACGCACGCTTCCGGCGAGCCTGACGCGGGCTCTGTGGCAGCGAGCGCCGGCCGCCTATCGGGTCGAGGTGGACGACATCCTGCTTGCCGCGGTCGCCGTTTCGCTCGGCAAGTCGTGGGGTCTATCGCAGGTAGTGATCGAGTGCGAGGCGCACGGCCGCGGGCACCCGCGGCTGGCGCTCGATCTCTCGTCCTCGGTCGGTTGGTTTACCTCGCGCTACCCGTTGCGTCTCGATCTGGCTGGCGAGCTCGACCCCGAGCACGTGCTGGCGAGTGTGCACGCGCAGCGTCGCGCACTGCCGCATCAGGGAATCGGCTACGGCCTGCTACGCTACCTGCGCTCCGCCGACAGCGAGCCGCTGCGGCGCTTGCGAGCGCTGCCGGCGCCCCAAATCGGCTTCAACAACCTGGGTCGCATCGGGCTCGGCGTCGAACCGCAGGGTCTGTTCGCACGCGCAGCCGAGTCGGTTCGCGGAATGCGCGATCCACAGAGCCTGCGCTCGCAGCCGCTCGAGCTCACCGTGCGCGTCGAAGACGATGGGCTCCGCCTGGATTGGATCTACGATCCAGAGCTTCATCGCCAACAGACCATCGAGCAGCTTGCCGGCGCGTGCGAGTTGGCGCTCCGGAAGTTGCTGCAACGGCTCGCCGCCCCCTGCGATCGGCCGACGGCGAAGCTCGACGCGGAAGCGCTGGTACTTTCGGGGTTGACCCAATCCCAGCTCGACTCGCTGGCGCTTGCGGCGCACGAGGTCGAGGATCTGTATCGCTGCTCACCTATGCAGGAGGGGCTTTTGGCGCACAGCCTCACCCGTCCGAGCGACTACATCAATCAGCTGAGCTTACGGGTGCAAGGCCTTGGTCCGCGTGCGCTGGAGCACGCGTGGCAGGCGTTGATGGACCGGCACCCCATCCTGCGTACCGGCTTCGTTTGGCGGCTTGCTCGAAGCGCGGAACGGGCGAGCGAGCTGCCTTGGCCGGTCCAGGTCGTGTACCGGCACGTGCCGGTGCAGGTCGAACGGCGCGATCTGTCGCACTTGGACCCGGCGGAGCAGGAGCAGTCCTGGAGCCGCTTGCTCGAGCAGGACCGCGAGGCCGGCTACGATCTGACCCGGGCTCCCCTGTGGCGTGTGCTGGTCGCCGAGTGTGGCGCGGATCGGCAGCGCATCTTGTGGAGTCGCCATCACGTGCTGCTGGATGGCTGGTGCTCCTCGCGCCTGCTGGCGGAGTGGCTGGAGCTCTACGAGAGCCATAGGCGCGGCCGCCCGGTCCGTCCCGGCACCGTTGCTCCTTACCGTGACTACATCGCCTGGTTGGCCAAGCAGGACCACGAAGCAGCGCGCGCGTTCTGGGATAGCAGCCTGGCACAGTTCGAACACCCCACGGCGCTGCCTTTCCAGGATGCCGATCCTGCGTTCGGTTCGCCCCGGCGCTCTGGCGCCGCGACTGAACAGGTGGTGCTCGAAGTAGGCAGGGGCCAATGCGCCGAGCTTCGGCGCTGGGCGGGCACGCACCAGCTCACGCTGGGCAGCGTGTGCCAAGGGGCGTGGGCATTGCTCTTGGCACGCATGAGCGGCGAACGCACGGTCACGTTCGGAGTGACCGTGTCTGGGCGGCCCGCGACGCTCGCAGGCGTCGAGCACATGCTGGGGCTCTTCATCAACAGCCTGCCCATGCGAGTCTCCTGTCCGCCGGAGCAAACCGTTTGCCAATGGCTTGCGGAGCTTCAGGCGCACAACAGCGAGCTTCGCGAGTACGAGTACAGCTCGCTCGCGAGCATTCAGGAGCGGGTCCAGCAGCGCGAGCGGGCCAACGGCAACGGCAACGCCGGCGAAGCGCTTTTCGATAGCCTGTTCGTGTTCGAGAACTACCCTGTCGACGCTGCACTAACCCAGGCTCGTGCAGGCTTGCAGCTACTCGGCGTATCCCGCCGGGATCCGAGCCACTACGGTCTGACGCTGGTGGTCCTGCCGGGCGCCGAGTTGCGGCTCGAGCTCCAGTACGACAGCGCGCGTTACACGGGCAAGCGTGCGGCCCGGGTGCTGGAGCTGTACAGGGCGCTCTTGCTCGATCTGCCGCGGCTGCACGACAACGCACGCCTCGGTACAGTGCAGCTGGCTACCGGCGGCAAGCAGGCAGCCAGGCAGCAGCTTGCACGGCACGCGGTTCAACCTGGATTGCTGGAACAGTTCGCGCAGCAGGTGCGTCGCAGCCCTGACCAGACGGCCGTGCGCTGCGGGCAACGCGAGCTGAGCTATGGCGAGCTTGACGTGTCGGCGAGCCGCGTCGCGCAGGCGCTCGTTGCCCGTGGCGTGGGCGCGGAGGTGCGAATCGGCCTGTGCCTGGAGCGCTCGCTCGAGTCGGTCATCGGCCTGCTGGGCATCCTCAAAGCCGGTGCGTGCTACATGCCGCTGGAACCCGGGTTGCCCGAAGCGCGCCAGCGCATCTTGTTGGCCGACGCCCAGGTCGAGTGGGTGCTGGGAGAAGTGGACGCCGGCTTGAGAGCTTCGGTGGGGGCGCTGGCCCTTGACGAGCTCCTCGCCGAGCCCCCGCACAGCACGCAGCCGCCGCCGCTCGAGCGCAACCCGCAGGGGCTAGCGTACGTGATCTACACCTCGGGCTCGACAGGCAGGCCGAAGGGTGTGGGGATCAGCGATGCACAAGTGCTCCGCCTTTTCGAGGCAACCAGGGGGCTGTTCCGGTTCGGGGAGCACGACGTGTGGACGCTGTTTCATTCGCACGCCTTCGATTTTTCGGTGTGGGAGCTCTGGGGCGCCCTGCTGTACGGCGGGACGCTCGAGGTGGTGCCGTACGAAGTAAGCCGCGACCCGGCGGCCTTGTACAAGCTGCTGGTCGAGCGCGGCGTAACCGTGCTCAGTCAGACCCCTTCGGCGTTCCATGCGCTTTGCGCGCATGTGTCGAGCTTGGAGCAACCCGAAGCAGGGCTCAAGCTCGGCACGGTCGTGCTCGGCGGCGAGGCACTGGATGTCCGGCGGCTCGAGCCCTGGTTCGAAGTGTTCGGCCGCGCAGGACCCAGACTGTTCAACATGTACGGCATCACCGAAACCACGGTCCATGTCACCTGCGCCGAGATCACCCCGCGGCTTGCGGCAGCTGATGGTCCCAATTGGATCGGCAAGCCGCTGGCCGATCTCGAGGTGTACGTTTTGGACCCGTTGGGAAACCCGTTGCCGGAAGGCGTCGCCGGTGAGCTGTGCATCGGAGGCGCGGGTGTAGGGCGCGGCTACGTCGGGCATTCGGGTTTGACAGCGGAACGTTTCGTCCCGAATCGTTTCGGAGCGCCCGGCGCTCGTCTGTACCGAAGCGGTGACTTGGGACGGATCCGAAGCGACGGCAGCCTGGAGTACCTCGGCCGCATCGATAGCCAGGTGAAGCTGCGCGGCTATCGCATCGAGCCAGGCGAGATCGCAAGCGTGCTGCGCGCGCATCCGCAGGTGCGGGATGCCGTGGTGTTGCTCGACGCTGGTGAGGGATCAAGCCGCTGCCCGGACGATGCACGCCTGGTTGCATGCCTGGTCGCTGATGCGGATGAGCTCGCGGTTGAAGGCGTGCGGGCCTTTTTGCGGGAGCAGCTGCCGCAGTACATGCTGCCGAGCCAGTGTCTAGTGCTGCAGGCGCTTCCTCTCACGTTCAACGGCAAGCTCGACACCCGAGTGCTCTTCGAGCGCGCGCGGCAGGAGCGGGCCACGTCGGGCACGAGCCCGGCGCGCGTGGCGCCCCGCAACGAAACCGAACGCGTGCTGGCCGCGCTCTGGGCCGATGTGCTCGAGGTTTCCGATGTGGGCGTATTCGACGACTTCTTCGCGCTCGGCGGGCACTCGCTTTCGGCAATGCGGATCGCGGCCCGGATCCGCACGGAGCTGGGACTGGACCTGCCGCCCAGGCACCTGTTCGAAGCCAGCACGGTCGCCACGCTGGCCTCGGTGGTCGCGGAGCTGCGCGCGCGTAACGACACCGAGCACGCGGGCTCCGGCGCGGGAGCGGGGCCATGA